A genomic stretch from Setaria italica strain Yugu1 chromosome VII, Setaria_italica_v2.0, whole genome shotgun sequence includes:
- the LOC111257920 gene encoding uncharacterized protein LOC111257920: MRWLWLQKTEPDKPWAFFPIQVHHSVKSFFSVAIISEVGNGRNTLFWTNSWIHGQSLDKLVPHLFGSISNRAKKRTVHEALTDRRWVTDIRGALTLDVLVEYLGLWDLLSERALQPEVEYSHIWRFSSSGKYSAKSAYEAMFIGAIIQTLGKDMEDWAPDKCKFFMWLVAHNKCWTADRLAKRGLPHLEQCPFCDQEEETIDHLLLSCVFARQTWFEVLQKLGLQVLVPQTEDISFEDWWNKVSSMVNGQFKQGLNSTIILVAWSLWNHRNRCVFDGLQPNLNGLLSVIKDELHMWEMAGGFFRFFTFKKACASPFFLHNILIRSSPACSRKKKVLGNPVGANFRLGFKKSPHLSPHQSTGQGLAQVAAVVGLVT; encoded by the coding sequence ATGAGATGGCTCTGGCTACAAAAAACTGAACCTGACAAACCATGGGCCTTCTTCCCCATCCAAGTACATCACTCGGTCAAATCATTCTTCTCTGTGGCCATCATCTCGGAAGTTGGCAACGGCAGGAACACTCTATTTTGGACTAACAGTTGGATCCATGGGCAGAGCCTTGATAAGCTTGTACCACACCTCTTTGGTTCAATCTCTAATCGAGCAAAGAAAAGAACAGTCCATGAAGCTCTAACTGATAGAAGATGGGTTACTGACATAAGAGGAGCTCTCACCCTGGATGTCCTAGTTGAGTACCTTGGCCTATGGGATTTATTATCAGAAAGAGCACTGCAGCCTGAAGTGGAATATTCTCACATATGGCGATTCTCATCATCCGGAAAATATTCAGCGAAGTCAGCATATGAGGCGATGTTTATTGGAGCCATCATTCAAACCTTGGGAAAGGATATGGAAGACTGGGCCCCCGATAAATGCAAATTCTTTATGTGGCTGGTTGCTCATAACAAGTGTTGGACGGCTGATCGGCTTGCCAAAAGAGGACTGCCACATCTTGAGCAGTGCCCTTTTTGTGACCAAGAGGAGGAGACAATCGATCATCTGTTATTATCTTGTGTTTTTGCGCGCCAGACTTGGTTTGAAGTTTTGCAAAAACTTGGTCTGCAAGTGCTTGTTCCACAGACTGAGGATATTTCCTTTGAGGATTGGTGGAACAAGGTTAGCAGCATGGTGAATGGTCAGTTTAAACAGGGGCTCAATTCAACTATAATCTTAGTGGCCTGGTCACTCTGGAACCATCGGAATCGATGCGTTTTTGATGGACTTCAACCTAACCTAAATGGCCTTCTGTCTGTTATTAAGGATGAGCTGCACATGTGGGAAATGGCTGGGGGGTTCTTCAGGTTTTTTACCTTTAAAAAAGCCTGTGCTTCACCCTTCTTTCTTCATAATAtattgatacgcagctctcctgcgtgttcaagaaaaaaaaaggtcctGGGGAaccccgtgggagcgaatttcaggCTGGGGTTCAAAAAATCCCCTCATCTGTCACCACACCAAAGCACAGGTCAAGGCCTGGCCCAGGTCGCAGCTGTGGTTGGTTTAGTCACATAA